CATTGCGTATCACAAAATTGAAATTGCGGAAGTGAAAGCACGTGAAGCCCATTTGCTGGAGCGTCAGAACGCCATGTCCGATGACACAGCCGCTGCGCGTTTGGCCTCTCGCACTGCCGAGGCAGATGACGCCAACCGCCGTGCGGCAGCCTTGAAGGCTGAATTGGCGGCCATGAATGCAAAGCCCAGCCCCCGTGGCATGTTGGTGACCTTGGGCGATGTCCTGTTTTCTACTGGCCAATACAACATCAGTCCCAATGCGGATGCCAATCTGGACAAGCTGTTCAGTTTTCTGGACAGCAACCCTGAAAGTCGTTTGGCTATCGAAGGCCACACTGACAACGTAGGTGCAAGTGAGGCCAATCTGGCGCTGTCACAAAGCAGGGCTTTTGCGGTGAGCAGCTACTTGGAGGGCAAGGGTATTTCCCGCAAAAGAATGACTGTTCAAGGCCTTGGCGAGACTGCACCGGTTGCCGGCAATGACAGTGCTGCCGGGCGCCAGTTGAACCGACGTGTTGAGGCCACCATTCTCGATTGAGCGAATCACCACATTGTTAGAGGCCCAAGAAAAAACCCCTGAGTCACCTTCAAGAGGCTCAGGGGTTTTTTGTAGCGGATCCTTGATCTGGGCTTTTAGTTCTCTCTGTGTTGAACAGCCGAACCAGACCTGACCCACAGCACAGGAATGACCTGCACAATATTCTCTACGTAAACAAATTTGCGCAGCTCTGTGGCAATTTTATTTAGGTGGTCCAGTTCAATCTCCGAGTCCACAAAACCGCTCAGGGTAACAACCTGACCGAATGTATTCACATTGACAATGGAGTCGAACAACAATGGCTCACCCAGCAAGATTGTCTTGACCGTGTTGTTGAGCGTAATGTCGTCTGAAAACATGTGTTGAAAGTCTTCGTACAACACCACGTTGCCCGAGTGAAAGAATTTTCTTTTTTCCATCATTTTCTCCAATGCCAAAAACAGATATCACTTCATGCGCATGTCATTTTTTACGGATTCCACGCCTTTGACCGATCGAGTCAACTCAACAGCCTTGTTCATGTCTTCCTTGGAATTGATAAAACCGCTGAGTTGAACTTCGCCCTTGAAGGTTTCGACATTGATTTCCGAGGCTTTCAGGGTTGAATCATTGAAAATGGCTGCCTTGACTCGGGTTGTAATGACCGAGTCATCAATGTATTCACCCGTGCTGCTTTGGCCTGGACCTGCAGCACAGGCCACCATGAACAGCAAGGAAAATATGCCCAATACGCGAACAACGTGCTTGTTTGTAATCATGAATTGATGTCCTTGTTAGATTAGATGAATGAAATCAGGCGCGAATTTTCGAGAGCAAAAAGCCCATCAACAGGCCGAAGGCCCCTACAGCCAGTGCAGCCTTGAACGGAGACTCGGTGATGTAATCCCGGCCCATGTTTTCAACTTCACGGCTTTTGGTTGCCAGAGCGTGTTCAACATCAGGCCATCGGTTACTGCTGAGATTACTGTTAGTGCTTCCGATGGAGTGGTCTGGATTAACGGGTAGCTTTTCCATAATTGATTTCCTTTAAGTGGTGAAAAACAAATTTCAGGGTAATTCTCTGTAGTGGCGGCGTCTGTTCGTTCTCGTACGGAAAGCTCGCCGTCTGCTTTCAGGGCGCAGATGTGACCATGTCACTCTGCGCGTGATCTTTCGCCTCCGGCTGGGGCAACAAGCGCTCGAATTCGGTTTTTACAACCTGATAGCACTCGCAAACACGCGCTTCGAGGCGCGGCCGGTCCAATACCTCAATGCGGCCACGGGCATACTGGATCAAGCCTTCCCGCTGCAAGCGGCCCGCCGCTTCGGTTACACCCTCCCGCCTGACCCCCAGCATGTTGGCGATCAATTCCTGGGTCATGTTCAGGGTATTGCCTTCAAGGCGGTCCAGGCTTAGAAGCAACCATCTGCACAATTGTTGTTCAACCGAGTGATGTCGGTTACAGACGGCGGTTTGCGTCATCTGGGTAATCAGGGCCTGGGTATACCGGAGCAGCAGTTGCTGTGTTGGCCCACCCAGATGAAATTCGGAAAGTAGAACCTGAGGCTTTAAGCGGTATCCCAAGCCTTTGCTTTGAACGACAGCCCGGCTGGGTGTCGTGTTGCCGCCCATGAACAAGGCAATACCCAAAATGCCCTCGTTACCCACCACAGCAATTTCGGCAGACGACCCGTTTTCGAGCACATACAGCAGCGAAATGATGGCAGTGGTTGGAAAGTACACATGGCGCAGTTGGTCCCCGGATTCATAGAGAACCTCGCCCAGTTCCAGTTCAACAGGAACCAGAAAGGGTGCAATGCGCGAATATGCCTCTTTTGGCAATGCGTTTAGCAATTGATTGCAGCATGGATTGGTCATCGTGCCCCACGTTCTAAAAGTTTGGCCCAAGCCTGATAATCAAAGCCAGATGGGTGAATACTTGAAACAATAGTGCAAGTGTTTGATGTTGCTGAGTACGGTAACGTACATACCCTGTGGGTACGTTGACCTGACAATTCCGTTCTGGGCTGAATTGTCGGTCTTGAAACCAGAAAGGAGCCCGTTCGATGACGCATGAACAGAAAAGTAACAAGCAGGACAAGAAGAAACCTTTGAGCACACCCAAAGAGAAAAAAGTGGCCAAGAAATTGAAAAAAGACATCAAGGAGGGCATCCACAAGCCCAAAATCTCCTGATTGATCATGCTTTTGATCCGAATCAACAGCCCGCGAATGTTCAGGCAAGCTTCCAGAGGCTAAAATACAGGGTTGAGAAAAATTTGAGCTGTGTCCGGACCTGTTGTTTTGGATCCAAAAGCTTATTCCACCTAAGGGAAGTACTTATGCCAGTTATCCGCCTGCCTGACGGATCCGAACGTGTTTTCGATCACCCTGTGACCGTGGCCCAAGTGGCTGCTAGCATTGGCCCTGGCCTGGCCAAGGCCGCATTGGCAGGTACGGTGAATGGCGTGCTGGTGGATACTTCCTACACAATGACTGCGGACAGCAACCTGGCCATCGTCACTGAAAAAGACGAGGCAGGGCTGGACACCATCCGCCATTCCACCGCGCATCTGTTGGCCTATGCCGTCAAGGAGTTGTTTCCCACGGCACAGGTCACCATTGGCCCCGTGATCGAAGACGGCTTTTTCTACGATTTCTCCTACGAACGTCCTTTCACGCCTGAAGACCTGGAAGCCATCGAAAAGAAGATGACCGAGCTTGCACGGCTGGATGAAGTCGTGACCCGCGAAGAATGGGTGCGCGATGACGCCGTTCAGTTTTTCAAAGACCAGGGCGAGCACTACAAGGCGGAAATCATTGCCAGCATTCCAAGCAATGAAAACATTTCCCTGTACCGCGAAGGCAAGTTCATTGACCTGTGCCGCGGCCCCCACGTGCCCAGCACTGGCAAGCTGAAGCACTTCAAATTGATGAAAGTGGCAGGTGCTTACTGGCGAGGCAACTCCAACAATGAAATGCTGCAGCGCATTTACGGCACAGCCTGGACCAAGAAAGAAGACTTGGCCGCCTACCTGCATCGCCTGGAAGAAGCCGAAAAGCGCGACCACCGCAAACTGGGCAAGCAGCTTGACCTGTTCCACATGCAGGATGAAGCTCCTGGCCTGGTATTCTGGCACCCCAAGGGCTGGGCCCTGTGGCAGCAGGTGGAGCAGTATATGCGCCGCGTGTACGTGGACGGCGGTTATCAGGAAATCCGCTGCCCCCAGATTCTGGACCGCAAGCTCTGGGAAAAATCAGGACACTGGGACAACTACAAAGACAACATGTTCACCACCGAGTCGGAAAAGCGCGACTACGCCTTGAAACCGATGAATTGCCCCGGCCACATTGAAGTATTCAAAAGCGATTTGCGCAGCTACCGTGACTTGCCCATGCGCTATGGTGAGTTTGGTGCATGCCACCGCAATGAAAGTTCAGGTGCGTTGCACGGCATCATGCGCGTACGCGGCTTTACACAAGACGATGGCCATATTTTCTGCACTGAAGACCAGGTTCGCGAAGAGGTCACGCAGTTCAACCAGGTGGCCATGCAGGTGTATGCCGATTTCGGTTTCAGCGAAATCAACGTGAAGTTGGCCCTGCGCCCGGAAGCCCGTTTGGGTACTGATGAAACCTGGGACAAGGCTGAAGATTCGCTGCGCCAGGCCTTGAAAGCCTGTGGCGTGGAATGGACTGAACTACCGGGCGAGGGTGCGTTTTACGGACCCAAGATTGAATACCACATGAAAGACAGCATTGGCCGTTCCTGGCAGTGCGGCACCATTCAGGTGGACTTTCAGTTGCCAGGTCGCCTGGGTGCTGAGTACGTGGCAGAAGACAACAGCCGTCGAGTACCCGTGATGTTGCACCGGGCCATCGTGGGTTCCATGGAGCGGTTTATCGGTATTTTGATCGAAAACCACGCCGGCGCCATGCCCTTGTGGCTGTCGCCCGTCCAAGTGGTTGTGGCCACCATCACCGAGGCCCACAATGAATATGCCCACAATGTGGTGCAAATGTTGAAAAAACAAGGCATTAGGGTGGAGGCGGATTTGCGTAATGAAAAGATCAATCGTAAAATCCGTGAACACACCATGCAGAAAACTCCGTATATCGCCGTAATCGGCGATGCAGAGCGTGATGCAAACCAAGTTGCCGTGCGTTTGCGCGGCAATGAAAACCTGGGCTCATTGCCTGTTGAAGAATTCCTCCAGCGCCTGCTGGGTGAAATCAGCAGCAGGGCCTGATTTTTTAAACTAGAAAAAAGAGGCTAAATATCGTAGCGGAAAAGAAAAATCGCACCAACGAGGAAATCAGAATCCCCGAAGTGCGCCTCATCGGGATTGAGGGTGAGCAGTTAGGCATCGTAAAAACATCTGACGCCTTGCGAATGGCAGAAGAAGGCGGTGTGGATTTGGTGGAAATTGCGCCGCAGGCCGTTCCCCCGGTTGCCAAGCTGATGGATTACGGCAAGTTCCGTTACCAAGAGCAGAAAAAGGCAGCAGAAGCCAAGTCCAAGCAGAAGCAGGTCCAGATCAAGGAAATCAAGTTCCGTCCTGGTACTGACGACGGAGACTACAACGTCAAGCTGAAGAATTTGACCCGTTTTCTTGAAGACGGCGACAAATGCAAGGTCACTTTGCGCTTTCGCGGACGTGAAATGGCTCACCAGGACATTGGTGCCCGCCTTCTGGAACGTGTTCGAACCGACCTTGAAGAAATGGGTGTGGTTGAGCAAATGCCCAAGATGGAAGGCCGCCAAATGGTCATGATGATCGCTCCCCGCAAGAAATAATCGACCCTTACACGTTCCGCATCAAATAGTTTGCCCAGTTCGGCGATCCCGCGTTATAATCGCGGGCTTGCCGGAATGCACTGTATTGTGCATAACAGCAAGTTGCCCACCAGGTTTTAAAAGAGTTTCGTCGAAACCACCTGCAAGCAGGTTTGGCAATTGAATTGCCGAACAGTATCAGGAGCACCAAGATGCCCAAGATGAAGACCAAAAAGAGCGCCGCAAAGCGTTTCTTGGTCCGTTCAAGCGGATCGATCAAGCGTGGTCACGCCTTTAAGCGCCACATTCTTACCAAGAAAACGACCAAGAGCAAGCGTCAGCTTCGCGGCATGGAAACGATTCACAAGTCTGACATCGGCCGCGTTCGCGACATGATGCCTTACGCATAACTGGTAGGAGCAATAAATGCCTAGAGTAAAACGTGGTGTAACGGCACGCGCCCGTCACAAAAAAGTTATCGCCCAAGCCAAAGGCTTCCGCGGTCGTCGTAATAATGTATTCCGCGTTGCCAAGCAAGCGGTGATGCGTGCTGGTCAGTACGCATACCGTGACCGCCGCAACAAGAAGCGCGTATTCCGCGCACTGTGGATCACCCGTATCAACGCAGCAGTGCGTGAACACGGCATGACCTACAGTGTGTTCATCAATGGCTTGAAAAAAGCAGCCATTGGTCTGGACCGCAAGGTGCTGGCTGATCTGGCAGTGACCGACAAGGCAGCATTCGCCGCCATCGTGGGTCAAGTGCGCGCAGCACAAGCCTAAGTAAAAAAGTCAACATTTTTGTTGCTTAAGTATTTCTCTTAAGTACACGAAAAGACTGATAAAAACGGAGCCTTAGGGCTCCGTTTTTGTTTTCAGACGGTACAATTCACAGCTCCAATCAAAGCCGTTCCAATCTCAAAAAGAATCGACCCAATGTCCATGGATGCTTCGCTTTTAGCCATTCTCACCGAGGCCGAACAGGCCATGTCATCTGCAACCGACCCGGCCAGTCTGGAAAACATCAAGGCCCAGTTTTTGGGCAAACAAGGCAAGGTCACGGAGCTGCTCAAAGGCATGGCAGCATTGTCGCCCGAAGAGAAGAAAACCCGTGGCGCTGAAATCAACCAGCTCAAGCAACAGGTTGAGGCTGTTTTGAACGCGAAGCGCCAGGCGCTGGCGGACGCAGCCATGCAAGCCAAGTTGCAGGCGCAGGCCATTGATGTGACCAAGCCCGGCCGCATGCGCGGCACCGGCGGCTTGCACCCGGCCATGCGCACGTTGGAACGCATTGAGGAAATTTTCACGACCATCGGGTTCGACTTGGCCGATGGCCCCGAAATTGAAACCGATTTTCACAACTTCACTGCATTGAACACGCCGGAAAATCACCCTGCGCGTTCCATGCATGACACCTTCTATGTTGAAGGCACGGGTGGCAACCTTTTGCGCACGCACACCTCGCCCATGCAGGTGCGTTACATGCAAACCAACAAGCCGCCAATTCGCATTATTGCGCCGGGCCGCGTGTATCGCGTTGACAGCGATGCAACCCATTCGCCCATGTTCCACCAGGTGGAAGGCTTGTGGATTGATGAAGGTGTTAGCTTCGCTGATCTGAAAGCGGTGTTCATGGATTTCCTGAAAACCTTTTTCGAAACCGATGACATCACCATTCGGTTTCGCCCCTCGTTTTTCCCATTCACTGAACCGTCTGCCGAAATCGACATGGCCTTCACCAGTGGCCCCAACAAGGGCAAGTGGCTGGAAATTGCAGGTTGTGGCCAAGTGCACCCCAATGTACTTCGCCATGTGGGCATTGACCCTGAAACCTACACCGGCTTTGCCTTTGGCGTGGGCCCAGATCGCTTGACCATGTTGCGTTATGGCATCAACGACCTGCGCCTGTTCTACGAAAACGACATTCGTTTTCTGCAGCAATTCAACTAAGCACAATCAAGTCTAACCAAGCCGGTATTGGATATTACAAGATGCAATTTACAGAATCCTGGTTGAAGTCACTCGTCAACACCCCTTTGAATACCCAAGAGTTAGGTGACAAGCTCACCATGGCGGGCCTTGAGGTGGAAGAACTGGAACCGTTGGCCCCTGAGTTTTCAGGCGTGGTGGTGGGTTTGGTCGTAAAAAAAGACAGGCACCCCGATGCTGACCGCTTGAGTGTGTGCCAGGTGCAGGTGGGCGAGGGCGATGTGCGCCAAATCGTGTGTGGCGCACCCAATGTGGCTGAAGGCCTGAAAGTGCCTTGCGCCTTGCCTGGTGCGGAACTACCCGGTGGCTTCAAGATCAAGCCTACCAAGATGCGCGGCGTTGAAAGTGGTGGCATGCTGTGTTCCGGCAAAGAACTGGGTGTTCCCAGTGATGTCGATGGTCTGCACATTCTGAATGGCGACTTCCCCGTCGGTGGCAATGTTCGCGAACTGTTGGGCCTGAATGAAATGAAGTTCACGCTCAAGATGACACCCAACCGCGCGGATTGTTTGAGCGTGTGGGGCGTGGCCCGAGAAGTGGCTGCACTGACTGGTGCCACCTTGAACGCGCCTTCATTTTCACCTGTTGCAGCCAGCATCAACGACACCTTGAATGTGACTGTTGAAAACACCGACCTGTGTGGCCGCTTTGCAGGCAGGGTCATTCGCGGTGTGAACAACACGGTAAAAACTCCGCAGTGGATGGTCGATCGCCTGGAAGGCGCTGGCCAACGCAGCTTGAATGCACTGGTCGATATTTCCAACTACGTGATGCTGGAGTTGGGTCGCCCAAGTCATGTGTTCGACCTCGACAAAGTGCAAGGTGACCTCACCGTGCGCTGGGCGCGTGAAGGCGAAAAGCTGAAACTGTTAAACGACATGGAAGTGAATCTGAAGCCGCACATGGGCGTGATTTGTGATGACAACGGACCTGAAGCACTCGCCGGCATCATGGGTGGTGACCAAACAGCGGTGAACGAAGGCACCGTAAATATTTTTGTTGAGGCGGCTTTCTGGCACCCCAATGCCATTGTGGGCCGTGCTCGTGAATTCAATTTTTCATCCGAAGCGTCGCACCGGTTCGAGCGGGGCGTGGACTTCCAGACCATTCCCGAGCACCTGGAACGCATCACTGCGCTGATTATCGAGATTTGTGGCGGCCAGGTTGGCCCCGTGGTTGATCAGGTATTGAACTTGCCTGCACGCAAGCCTGTAACCCTGCGCCATGCGCGTGCGGAAATGGTGATTGGCATGCCGTTTACCGTGGCGCAGGTTCAGGACGTATTTACCAAGCTGGGCTTTGAGTTCACGACCGAAGGGCAGGGCGCAGAGGGTCAAGCTGCAGGAACCCGATACGTGGTGAACCCACCCAGCTATCGCTTCGATATTCAGATTGAAGAAGACCTGATTGAAGAAGTAATACGCGTGGTCGGTTACGACAACCTGCCTTTGCGTGCACCCATGGGCAAGCTTAAAATGCTGCCCGCCCCTGAAGGCA
The nucleotide sequence above comes from Limnobacter thiooxidans. Encoded proteins:
- the thrS gene encoding threonine--tRNA ligase; its protein translation is MPVIRLPDGSERVFDHPVTVAQVAASIGPGLAKAALAGTVNGVLVDTSYTMTADSNLAIVTEKDEAGLDTIRHSTAHLLAYAVKELFPTAQVTIGPVIEDGFFYDFSYERPFTPEDLEAIEKKMTELARLDEVVTREEWVRDDAVQFFKDQGEHYKAEIIASIPSNENISLYREGKFIDLCRGPHVPSTGKLKHFKLMKVAGAYWRGNSNNEMLQRIYGTAWTKKEDLAAYLHRLEEAEKRDHRKLGKQLDLFHMQDEAPGLVFWHPKGWALWQQVEQYMRRVYVDGGYQEIRCPQILDRKLWEKSGHWDNYKDNMFTTESEKRDYALKPMNCPGHIEVFKSDLRSYRDLPMRYGEFGACHRNESSGALHGIMRVRGFTQDDGHIFCTEDQVREEVTQFNQVAMQVYADFGFSEINVKLALRPEARLGTDETWDKAEDSLRQALKACGVEWTELPGEGAFYGPKIEYHMKDSIGRSWQCGTIQVDFQLPGRLGAEYVAEDNSRRVPVMLHRAIVGSMERFIGILIENHAGAMPLWLSPVQVVVATITEAHNEYAHNVVQMLKKQGIRVEADLRNEKINRKIREHTMQKTPYIAVIGDAERDANQVAVRLRGNENLGSLPVEEFLQRLLGEISSRA
- the pheT gene encoding phenylalanine--tRNA ligase subunit beta, which produces MQFTESWLKSLVNTPLNTQELGDKLTMAGLEVEELEPLAPEFSGVVVGLVVKKDRHPDADRLSVCQVQVGEGDVRQIVCGAPNVAEGLKVPCALPGAELPGGFKIKPTKMRGVESGGMLCSGKELGVPSDVDGLHILNGDFPVGGNVRELLGLNEMKFTLKMTPNRADCLSVWGVAREVAALTGATLNAPSFSPVAASINDTLNVTVENTDLCGRFAGRVIRGVNNTVKTPQWMVDRLEGAGQRSLNALVDISNYVMLELGRPSHVFDLDKVQGDLTVRWAREGEKLKLLNDMEVNLKPHMGVICDDNGPEALAGIMGGDQTAVNEGTVNIFVEAAFWHPNAIVGRAREFNFSSEASHRFERGVDFQTIPEHLERITALIIEICGGQVGPVVDQVLNLPARKPVTLRHARAEMVIGMPFTVAQVQDVFTKLGFEFTTEGQGAEGQAAGTRYVVNPPSYRFDIQIEEDLIEEVIRVVGYDNLPLRAPMGKLKMLPAPEGKVSRHAIRRQVAALGYQEVVSYSFTPEQWEADFNSNTNPVRLLNPIASHLSVMRSTLIGSLTGVLKHNLGHRVDRLRVFEVARVFEHDEKVQDGAQTVAGFKQTWKLGGLAYGLADQLQWAANNNRPLDFFDVKGDVEQLLHGRKVDFERFDTANPHPALHPGRSARVLVNRQVIGFIGELHPKLAQEYDLPVAPIVFELLLDGLNTRKLPAFKEVSKQPVVVRDLAFVVDQNIAAAQLKKALLEVKDDNLGWLKSVILFDEFVPKEEGKGLNLNEKSLALRLTLQASDRSLTDADIEPLLTKMIEHAGQRCTARLR
- a CDS encoding BON domain-containing protein; protein product: MITNKHVVRVLGIFSLLFMVACAAGPGQSSTGEYIDDSVITTRVKAAIFNDSTLKASEINVETFKGEVQLSGFINSKEDMNKAVELTRSVKGVESVKNDMRMK
- the rpmI gene encoding 50S ribosomal protein L35, yielding MPKMKTKKSAAKRFLVRSSGSIKRGHAFKRHILTKKTTKSKRQLRGMETIHKSDIGRVRDMMPYA
- the rplT gene encoding 50S ribosomal protein L20, whose amino-acid sequence is MPRVKRGVTARARHKKVIAQAKGFRGRRNNVFRVAKQAVMRAGQYAYRDRRNKKRVFRALWITRINAAVREHGMTYSVFINGLKKAAIGLDRKVLADLAVTDKAAFAAIVGQVRAAQA
- the infC gene encoding translation initiation factor IF-3; this encodes MVAEKKNRTNEEIRIPEVRLIGIEGEQLGIVKTSDALRMAEEGGVDLVEIAPQAVPPVAKLMDYGKFRYQEQKKAAEAKSKQKQVQIKEIKFRPGTDDGDYNVKLKNLTRFLEDGDKCKVTLRFRGREMAHQDIGARLLERVRTDLEEMGVVEQMPKMEGRQMVMMIAPRKK
- a CDS encoding OmpA family protein, encoding MNNFPRYTILGALVIGLFSACASPPEATDRQIELRNKLAALQNDPVLSRYSPQARAEAESAVARMDQPQASLQDRTHNEFIAYHKIEIAEVKAREAHLLERQNAMSDDTAAARLASRTAEADDANRRAAALKAELAAMNAKPSPRGMLVTLGDVLFSTGQYNISPNADANLDKLFSFLDSNPESRLAIEGHTDNVGASEANLALSQSRAFAVSSYLEGKGISRKRMTVQGLGETAPVAGNDSAAGRQLNRRVEATILD
- a CDS encoding Crp/Fnr family transcriptional regulator; translation: MTNPCCNQLLNALPKEAYSRIAPFLVPVELELGEVLYESGDQLRHVYFPTTAIISLLYVLENGSSAEIAVVGNEGILGIALFMGGNTTPSRAVVQSKGLGYRLKPQVLLSEFHLGGPTQQLLLRYTQALITQMTQTAVCNRHHSVEQQLCRWLLLSLDRLEGNTLNMTQELIANMLGVRREGVTEAAGRLQREGLIQYARGRIEVLDRPRLEARVCECYQVVKTEFERLLPQPEAKDHAQSDMVTSAP
- a CDS encoding DUF883 C-terminal domain-containing protein, translated to MEKLPVNPDHSIGSTNSNLSSNRWPDVEHALATKSREVENMGRDYITESPFKAALAVGAFGLLMGFLLSKIRA
- the pheS gene encoding phenylalanine--tRNA ligase subunit alpha, which encodes MSSATDPASLENIKAQFLGKQGKVTELLKGMAALSPEEKKTRGAEINQLKQQVEAVLNAKRQALADAAMQAKLQAQAIDVTKPGRMRGTGGLHPAMRTLERIEEIFTTIGFDLADGPEIETDFHNFTALNTPENHPARSMHDTFYVEGTGGNLLRTHTSPMQVRYMQTNKPPIRIIAPGRVYRVDSDATHSPMFHQVEGLWIDEGVSFADLKAVFMDFLKTFFETDDITIRFRPSFFPFTEPSAEIDMAFTSGPNKGKWLEIAGCGQVHPNVLRHVGIDPETYTGFAFGVGPDRLTMLRYGINDLRLFYENDIRFLQQFN